One genomic segment of Campylobacter sp. includes these proteins:
- the thiC gene encoding phosphomethylpyrimidine synthase ThiC, translating to MTESCVSQIYFAKRGELTPQMREVAQSERMDVRALCDLLAQGRAIIPANVNHKSLKPIGIGRALRCKINANIGSSGTTSDIEGELEKLETCLKYGADTVMDLSTGGDLDEIRAAIIERSPVPIGTVPIYQMMYELGDIKNLKTSAILSTIEKQARQGVDYFTIHAGFKLEFMPLLSRRKMGIVSRGGSLIASWMMKFHKQNPFYEAFDEICDICAAYDVSLSLGDGLRPGCLYDATDRAQLSELEILGELALRANEKNVQVMIEGPGHIPFNEIELNMQLERKLCRDAPFYVLGPLPTDIGAGYDHISSAIGGTMAAYCGASMLCYVTPKEHLGLPNAKDVREGIIAHKIAAHAADVALGKAGAIERDHEMSDARYNFDWNRQFELSFDPAHARELHDESLGDEIYKGAEFCSMCGPKFCAYKISRNLTENKEKE from the coding sequence GGAAGAGCGATCATCCCCGCAAACGTTAATCACAAAAGCCTAAAACCTATCGGCATCGGGCGCGCACTGCGGTGCAAGATCAACGCTAACATCGGCTCCTCGGGCACGACGAGCGATATTGAGGGCGAGCTAGAAAAGCTCGAAACCTGCTTAAAGTACGGCGCCGATACGGTGATGGATCTAAGCACGGGCGGCGATTTGGATGAGATCCGCGCCGCCATAATCGAGCGCTCGCCCGTACCCATAGGCACGGTGCCGATCTATCAGATGATGTATGAGCTGGGCGATATTAAAAATTTAAAAACGAGCGCTATTCTTAGCACGATCGAGAAGCAGGCGCGGCAGGGAGTGGATTATTTCACGATCCATGCGGGCTTTAAGCTCGAGTTTATGCCGCTGCTGTCTCGTCGCAAGATGGGCATCGTAAGCAGAGGCGGCTCGCTGATAGCGTCGTGGATGATGAAATTTCACAAGCAAAACCCCTTCTACGAAGCATTTGATGAAATTTGCGATATCTGCGCCGCCTACGATGTATCACTATCTCTGGGCGACGGCTTGCGCCCGGGTTGCTTATACGACGCGACCGATAGGGCGCAGCTTAGCGAGCTTGAAATTTTAGGCGAGCTAGCCCTGCGCGCGAATGAAAAAAACGTGCAGGTGATGATCGAGGGGCCGGGACACATTCCGTTTAATGAGATCGAGCTTAATATGCAGCTAGAGCGCAAGCTCTGCCGCGATGCGCCGTTTTACGTGCTGGGGCCGCTTCCGACCGACATCGGCGCGGGCTACGATCACATCAGCAGCGCTATCGGCGGGACGATGGCTGCGTATTGCGGCGCCAGCATGCTCTGCTATGTAACGCCCAAGGAGCATCTGGGGCTTCCCAATGCAAAAGACGTCAGAGAGGGCATCATCGCGCATAAGATCGCCGCTCACGCCGCGGACGTTGCGCTAGGCAAAGCGGGCGCGATAGAGCGCGATCACGAGATGAGCGATGCGAGGTATAATTTTGATTGGAACAGACAGTTTGAGCTTAGCTTCGATCCTGCGCATGCGCGCGAACTGCACGACGAGAGCCTGGGCGATGAAATTTACAAGGGCGCGGAGTTTTGCTCGATGTGCGGGCCGAAATTTTGCGCATATAAAATCAGTAGAAATTTAACCGAAAATAAGGAGAAGGAATGA